Genomic window (Chitinophagales bacterium):
TTACTGTTGGGTTTCGAGAAAACATAGTTAAATCTTAATAATTTGTCACAATATAAAAAACTGTCATCGAAGTATAATAAAGGAGTTTATAGATTCCTTCTTTCGAAGGAATGACGATATATGTTGATTTAGCTATATTTTATAACTATTTATATAAAAAAGATTTTGAAATGAATTCAGAATGAAAGTTGATTTGTAAGTTACTTCATCATTATATATACAAACCAAAGTAATTGTTTATTCTATTCTTTTTATTGTTTTGTGAGGACACGAAACAATGCTATTGATTGTCACGATTTTGTTCGTGCTTCCTTCCAAAGTTTTGTAAAGACAGTCTAATTTAATTGCATCAGAGTTTTCTTCAAATAACTTTGATGGCAACTTATACAGAAGCAGCAATAAAAGAAAGGTATAAAAGCAAATAGTAAAAAGAACAAATTCTCAACACTTTACCCAATTCTAGTTATCTTTGTTTAATGGATTGGAATACTATTTACTCCACTCAAAGAACTGGACAAAGTTTATCGACTTCTATCGATGCTAGAACAGAATTTCAAAGAGATTTTGACCGCATTATTTTTTCTACCAGCTTTAGACGATTGCAAAATAAAACACAGGTTTTTCCTTTGCCAAAAAACATCTTGGTACACAATCGACTGACACATTCTTTAGAAGTAGCTTCGGTTGGCAGAACACTTGGTGCTTTAATTGGTCAGCATATTGCCGAAAAATTTACTAAGCATTTAACCGATGATGCCAAAGCATTCTATCAACACAGCTTGTACAATGTAATAGCAGCAGCTTGTTTGTGTCATGATATTGGCAATCCAGCATTTGGACATTCTGGCGAAGATGCCATTGCCCATTTTTTTATTGAGAATGAGCGTCATCTTAAATCGTATTTTAACGATGAACAATGGTTCGACTTTATACATTTTGAAGGCAATGCTAATGCTATGCGTTTGCTGACACATCAACAGAATGGAAAAGATGAAGGTGGTTTAAAATTAACGCATACTACACTAGCAAGTATTGCCAAATATCCTTGTGAAGCCAAAGGAAAACAAAAAGGCATTTTACATCGCAAGAAGTTTGGCTTCCTACAATCGCAGAAAGAAATATTTAAAGACATTGCTCTTAGTACCAATATGATAATGGAAAACGATAATCCATTAATTTATAAACGACATCCTTTTGTTTGGTTAGTAGAAATTGCTGATGATATTTGCTATAATATTATAGATGTTGAAGATGCACATCGACTAGGCATTATTAGTTTCGATACTTGTAAAACATTATTTACAGATATTATTCATGCTTTAAATCCAGAATCTAATTATAATAAAAAATTAAATACCATATCAGATAAAAATGAAACCATTGCTTTTTTAAGAGCATTGTGTATTAACTATCTAATAAAAGCAGCTGTAAAATGTTATGAAGAAAATATAGATGCAATTTTAGATGGCAGTTTAAATAAAAGCATAATCAATATTATAAAGGAAAAATGTATTGCTTTAGATACTATAGAAAAATTTTCAATAGAAAATATTTATGGATATAAAGCAGTGGTAGAAATTGAGAACGCTGGCTATAATGTAATGTATGAATTATTACAACATTTCATACCACCAATTTTAAAAATTAAGTCAGACAGAAGTAATGCCGATAAGAAAGCACTACAATTAGTAGCACCACAATTTATTTATGATAATAACAATACCTACGAAAATGTATTAGGCATTATTGATTTTGTTTCTGGTATGACCGATAATTATGCCACCGACTTGTATAGAAAAATTAAAGGAATAGAAATTGGCATGAGTTTCTAATGAAAGCATTTAATTAATAAACAAAAATATGTAGTTTAGTGTCATATGCTTTTAAACTCTTTAGATTTTGCCATCTTTTTACCTATTGTACTGATATTGTATTGGATAATAGGCAGTAAAAGAGTTAAATTGCAAAATATATTATTATTAATTGCAAGTTATATTTTTTATGGTTGGTGGGACTGGCGATTTCTTTCCTTGATATTTATTAGCTCTATTGTTGATTATACTGTTGGTAATAAAATTCATCAAACAGAAGATAATAAAAAAAGAAAATATTTATTAATTATTAGTCTAATTGTAAACTTAGGATTTTTAGGATTCTTTAAATACGCCAACTTCTTTATAGATAGTTTTAATAATTCTTTCAATTTTCTAGGTATTCCAATTCAAGGAAGTCTGCTCAATATTATTTTACCAGTAGGAATAAGTTTTTATACTTTTCAAACATTAAGTTATACTATAGATATTTACAAACGACAATTAGAACCATCTGAAAATATATTAAATTTCTTAACATTCGTAAGTTTCTTTCCTCAATTAGTTGCTGGACCAATTGAAAGAGCAAGCAATCTCTTGCCACAGTTTAGTAAAAATAGAGACTTAACTTATGCCTATTTCTCTCAAGGATTTAAATATATTGTCTTTGGATTTTTTATGAAAGTGGTTGTTGCCGACAGAGCTGCCATTTATGTAAATGCAGTATATAATAATGTTGTCAACCACGATGGTATTACTTTTGTTTTTGCAACACTCGCTTTTTGCTTTCAAATTTATGGCGATTTTGCTGGCTACTCACTCATTGCCATTGGCACAGCAAAATTCTTTGGTTTCGACTTGATGACTAATTTCAATCGACCTTATTTTTCTACTTCTGTTAAACAGTTTTGGACGCGTTGGCATATTTCCTTATCTACTTGGTTTAGAGATTATTTATACATTCCGCTTGGTGGAAATAAAACAACAAAGCCAAGATGGTTGTCTAATTTGTTTATTACTTTTTTAATAAGCGGATTGTGGCATGGTGCAAATTGGACTTTTGTAATTTGGGGAGCTTTAAATGGTTTTTACTTGATTATAGAATCGGTATTATTTAAAAAAAGAAAAACTAATGCATTAAACTTAATAATAACTTTTATTTTAATAAATTTTGCATGGATATTTTTTAGAGCCAATAGTGTAAACGATGCATTTACAGTTATAAAAGATATTTTTACCAATTCTGGCAGATTGTATATTGGCGAAGGAGAAGATGTGACTTCTCTACTATATACAATTATGGCAATTACGATGTTGTTGTTTGTAGAAACATTTCAAGAGTATTTTAGCAATTTGCTACAAAAACCAATACTTAAAAACAGATATGTAAAGATGACTGCTTATGCTATTTTAATTTTTATTATTTTATACTTAGGCGTATTTGATGAAAGTCAATTTATATATTTTCAATTTTAATCAATGAAAAACGAATTAATTAAAATATTATCTACTGCTATAAAATTTATTATTATTTTTATTTTGATTGATTTTTCATTAGGTACTATTGCTACTAAATTAATTTACGCTCAAAAAACTGGAAAGTATGGCAAACTTATTGAAGGATTAGATAAAAGCAATGCTGCTATTTTTGTTTTTGGCAGTTCTCATGCACTTCGACATTACGATAATGATTTAATCGAACAACAGTATCAATCATCTTGTTATAATGTTGGCTCTAAAGGACAGAAAATGCTTTTTCAAACAGTGCTTTTAAAAACTTTACTAGAACGACATGCACCTAAAACAATTATTTTAGATATTGATGACGATTGGTTGTATGAATTTCCTGCTGCCTACGATAGATTAGGTGCTTTACATCCATTCTATTCAAAACATAGAAAAGTACTACGACAATCATTACAGGAATACGACAAGTATACTGGACTTAAATTAGCGTTTAAATCGTATCAGCAGAACTCTACATTTTTACATGTGGTTCGTTATTTTTTATTTCCTGAACCAAAATCTACCAATGGCTTTGAACCTTTAAACGGAAAACTAAATGCTAGCGACAGTGTTCATCTTAAAGAGATATTTAATACAGTCAATACAAATACTAAAAA
Coding sequences:
- the dgt gene encoding dNTP triphosphohydrolase; translated protein: MDWNTIYSTQRTGQSLSTSIDARTEFQRDFDRIIFSTSFRRLQNKTQVFPLPKNILVHNRLTHSLEVASVGRTLGALIGQHIAEKFTKHLTDDAKAFYQHSLYNVIAAACLCHDIGNPAFGHSGEDAIAHFFIENERHLKSYFNDEQWFDFIHFEGNANAMRLLTHQQNGKDEGGLKLTHTTLASIAKYPCEAKGKQKGILHRKKFGFLQSQKEIFKDIALSTNMIMENDNPLIYKRHPFVWLVEIADDICYNIIDVEDAHRLGIISFDTCKTLFTDIIHALNPESNYNKKLNTISDKNETIAFLRALCINYLIKAAVKCYEENIDAILDGSLNKSIINIIKEKCIALDTIEKFSIENIYGYKAVVEIENAGYNVMYELLQHFIPPILKIKSDRSNADKKALQLVAPQFIYDNNNTYENVLGIIDFVSGMTDNYATDLYRKIKGIEIGMSF
- a CDS encoding MBOAT family protein, producing the protein MLLNSLDFAIFLPIVLILYWIIGSKRVKLQNILLLIASYIFYGWWDWRFLSLIFISSIVDYTVGNKIHQTEDNKKRKYLLIISLIVNLGFLGFFKYANFFIDSFNNSFNFLGIPIQGSLLNIILPVGISFYTFQTLSYTIDIYKRQLEPSENILNFLTFVSFFPQLVAGPIERASNLLPQFSKNRDLTYAYFSQGFKYIVFGFFMKVVVADRAAIYVNAVYNNVVNHDGITFVFATLAFCFQIYGDFAGYSLIAIGTAKFFGFDLMTNFNRPYFSTSVKQFWTRWHISLSTWFRDYLYIPLGGNKTTKPRWLSNLFITFLISGLWHGANWTFVIWGALNGFYLIIESVLFKKRKTNALNLIITFILINFAWIFFRANSVNDAFTVIKDIFTNSGRLYIGEGEDVTSLLYTIMAITMLLFVETFQEYFSNLLQKPILKNRYVKMTAYAILIFIILYLGVFDESQFIYFQF